From the genome of Pseudomonas helvetica:
GATGGTGCAACTCGACTGGCCGCAACAGCTTCAGGGCCCTTTGCGCATCCTGTTCGGTGTACAGCGGCAAAGCCGGATCGTGTTTGGAGAAGCCATGGCGGTTGGCGTATTCGGCCTCCTCTTCCTGCAAGCGGCCACTGTCGAGCAGCAGTATCTTGACCAGCTCGCAGGTCGCCGCCGTGGCATAGACCGGGCCGCGATAACCATTGCGCACCAACACCGGCAGGTAGCCGCTGTGATCGATATGAGCATGGGTCAGAACGATGGCTTCCAGATCGCGGACCGGCAGATGGAAAGGGTCCCAGTTGTGCAGGCGCAGCTGTTTGTAGCCCTGGAACAGGCCGCAATCGATCAACACATGTTTGTCGTGATGTTCCAGCAGGTACTTGCTGCCCGTCACCGTGCCAGCCGCACCGAGAAATGTCATTCGCATGCCCGTCTCCTTGAACACTGATGGGTACGCTATTGATCCTCCCTTTACGTCTTCCGGCACTTGATATTTATCAACAGCAGCCGGGCTGGCTCCGTCTTATCGAGGCTCAGCCCCTGAAAATGTCGAATGGCTCGATTTTCAGCACCTTGCGTATGCCCACGTAACTGGAAACCCCGGCGATCAACAGCACCAGGCCAAAGGCCAGCCCCAGGTTCCAGAACGTAATCATCGCTGCGTAATTGGGCAGATAGGTGCGCACCGTGAAGATCATCAACGTGACCAGCCCGACCCCCAGTCCGTACCCTGTCAAGCAGGTGAACGTCGCCATGAAGAGGATCATGTAGATCAGTTCGCGGCCCTTGGCGCCAATGGCCTTGAGGGCTGCGAACTTGTCGAGGTTTTCCAGGATGAAGGTGTAGAACGTCTGACCGGAGATGGATAACCCGACCAGGAAACTGATCACCGTCATCGTCAAAATGTTGGTGCCGACCCCGGTCTGAAAGATGTAGAAATCGGTAATCCGCTGGTTGAACTCTCCCCGGGTCAAGGCGACATAGCCCAACTGCGCAACCTGCTGTTTGATCCCGGCCTCTGCGGCCTTGTTCCTGGGTTCCAGCAGAATGTAAGACACCGTGAAGCGGGTGGTCGGGATGTATTCGATGGCTCGTCGGTAGGTGGTGTAGAGCGTCGGTATGCCGGTCAATCCACTGGTCAGTACCTTGGCGATGGCGACGATGGTGCCGCGGTGGTCATTGAGCTCGAAGGAGGTGCCAATCCGCGGATTCTCCAGTTTCGAAAACTCGGCGTCGTGGACCATGATGAATGCGTTTTCCGCGTAAATGTCCTCGATAGAACCCTCTTCAAGCTCAGGGCGACCGAACAGGCTGGTGTCGTCGAGACCTATCACACTGACCGCCTGATAGGTGCCACTGGCCAACCTGACCTGGGCGCCGCCAATGAATACAGGCACCGCGTAGCGCACCTGCTCCATGCTGCGTACGGCATCGAGCAAATAGTCGGGCAGAGGAATGACAATGGTCGGTGTGTTCACGGCCGGGTCCATGATCCACATCGCCGCGCCGATATTGGTCACCGTCGAGTGGGCGCGATTGAGGATGCCGGCAAACAGTGCGGTCATCTGCAACATCAGGAACACCGAGAAAGTAATCCCTACCAGCAGTGCCGAAAACTTGGCCTTGTCGTTGACCAGCAGCTTGAAGCCGATCCGCAGGATGCCTGAGTATTTCATGGCGTCTGCCTGCTGCCCGCAGGGGGCGGAGTGTTCCACCAGCCGCCGCCCAGCGCGACGAACAACCCGACGGTGTCCTGATGACGCTGGGCAAGTGCTTGCAGATAGGCGATGTTGACCTGATGCAACTGTACATCGGCCGACAGCAGATCCAGATAGGTCACCAGGCCTGATCGGTAGTTGGCTTGCAGCAAACGCAGCGCTTCTTCAGCGGTAGCCTGTGCCTCGGTCTGTTTTTGCAGGACCTGTGCATCGAACTCCAGGGCCTTGAGGGCATCGGCCACTTGCGCGAAAGACTCGAGCACGGTTTGCCGATAATTCGCTGCCGCCTGCTGATAGGCATCGATTGCCGCTTTACGGCCAAACCACAGGCTACCGCCCTGGAACAGCGGGACATCGATGGAGGGGCCAACACTCCAGAACCGCCCACCACTCGCAAATAATGACCCCGGGGTCGACCCGGCCGTCCCATAGGTCCCGGTCAGATTGAAACTGGGAAACATCGCCGCCGTGGCCACCCCGATGTTGGCACTGGCCCGGTGCAGCTGTGCCTCTGCGGACAAGATATCCGGCCGCTGCCGGACCAACCTCGAAGGCAGGCTGACCGGCAAATCGGTGGGCAGCGAAAGACCGGTCAGCTCGATATTGGGGAGACTGACATCGGTGGGTGCGACGCCTTCGAGGGTGGCCAGCAAATGCTCGGCCTGGCTGATTTTCTGCTCCAGCGCCGGCAACAAGGCCTCATTGCTGGCAATCAGGCTGCGCAAACTGAGCACCGCCGAATAAGGCGCCGTGCCGCTGCGCACCTGGACCTCGGTGGTCCGAAGCTGTTGTTTTTGCAGCGCAATCAACTGCTCGGTGGCGCGCCTTTGCGCGATATAGCCGGCACGGGCGATGGCGGCATTCACGACATTGGCGGTCAGGCTGAGGTAAGCCGCATGGGTCAGCCAGGTTTGATGCTCGACCTCGGCTTGCAGGCCTTCCACCGTTCGACGCTGTCCGCCAAACACATCGAGGGTGTAGCTGATCGTGCCACTCAGGGTCACGACGTTGAAGATCGTCCCTCCCGTCGTCAGCCCTTGCTGGAGCGGAGCATTGCGTTCGCGGGTCGCGCCGGCGTGAAGATCCAGGTGCGGATAGAAAACCCCATGACCGGCCATGAGCGTGTCCTGGCTTTGCCGCAGGCTGGCTTCGGCAGCCTGCAAGGTCTGGTTGTTGGCCGTCGCCTGGCGAACCACTGCATCCAGAGAGCCGGACTTGAACAACCGCCACCAGTCAGGCACCACTTCAGCCCCCGGCAAAAAATGCTGCGCCTGACCCTGCGCCGCCACGGTCGCCGTCGCCGGATTGCCGGTATAACCGCTCTGCGACGGCGTTGGCGGACGCGAAAAGTCCGGGCCTACGGTGCAAGCACTCATCGCCATCAGAATAATCACGGGGAGCACCCGGGCATGCAATCGCAGAGGTCGATGGACGCGGGACTGGCACATCATTTCTGTCCTATGAAGACATCCACCAACTGCCCCGGGTACACCCTCGGGAGGTCTTTTTTCTCGAACCGGAAAACCACCGGCAACACCCTGAGATCGACTTTCTCCTGACGCTGATTGGACAACTGGATTTTCGGCGACACGTACGGCTGCACGCGAACGAACTCCAGCGGCACCTTGATATCCGAGCCATGGATCAACATCTGTGCACGGATATGTTCGGGCGTCGGCAAGCGGGCAATCAGGATCTCGTCCACGTAGCAGCGTACCGCCAGATAGGTCTGCTCAGCGCTCATCACCGCCAACGGGCTGAATTGCTGGATATACGGGTCATAGGCGCCCTGTGGCGACACATAGCTGCCCACGGTGGTATTGATGGCCAGGACCACGCCATCCACCGGGGCCTTGATCGCATATTGCGCAAGCGTGGCATTCGCCGCCTTGAGCGCTGCCTGTGCCTGGGCCGCGGTATCTTTTGCGGTGTCCAGCGTGTCCTTGCTGATGGACTTGGGATCAATCCCGTAGGACGCCAGGCGCTTGGTGTATTGGTCCTGAGCGGTTTTCAGACTGGCTTGCGCCAATTCGAAGTTTGCCCTGGGCACGGCGTCATCGATGGTCACCAGGGGCGTACCGCGGGTGACAGCCTGCCCTTCTTGCACCAGCACTTGAGTGATTGGCCCGGAAACCTGCGGGTAAATCACGATATTGGAACCGCCGGGCTGCTCGCTTTCGATAATCCCGTTCGCATAAATCGCGGTGTCATAAGTGCTGCTCGCCGGGGCGAAGGCTGGCGGCAATGGACGGGGCGTGCGTCCGAGCAGGTAGGCGGCGGTCACCCCGGCCAATACACCGATGACTGCCAGCACAAACAGCACCCGGTTCTTCATGACGAGGTCCGGTCAGGTTCGCTGATGCGGCCATCTTCCATGTGAATGATGCGGTCGGCGTACTCATTGATCCGCGCGTCGTGAGTGACGATCAGAATGCAACGCTGCTGGTTGAGAATATTCGACTTCACGAAGGCAATGATCATCTTCCCGGTGTCACCGTCGAGGGACGCGGTGGGCTCGTCGAGAATCAATAGCTGCGGGCCGCCGATGATCGCCCGGGCGATCGCCACCCGCTGTTGTTCGCCGCCGGAGAGCTTGACCGGCAGAATGTCGCCGCGGTCCTTGAGGCCGACCACTTCCAGGCTCTGCTTCGCCTGCGTTATGGCGTCATCCCAGTCACGATGCTTGAGGATCAGGGGAATCGCGACGTTCTCGGCAGCGGTCAGCCGTGCAAAAAGGTGGTAGTCCTGAAACACGAAGCCGATGTTATTGAGGCGTAACTCCGCCAACTGATCGGTGCTCAGGCTCCAGAT
Proteins encoded in this window:
- a CDS encoding ABC transporter ATP-binding protein; amino-acid sequence: MSSDQTGSADHPAIDSSGLTKWFGEGDVRMKAVDQVSLVAQFGEMVFIVGPSGSGKTTLLSMISGILRPDAGTVKINGNDIWSLSTDQLAELRLNNIGFVFQDYHLFARLTAAENVAIPLILKHRDWDDAITQAKQSLEVVGLKDRGDILPVKLSGGEQQRVAIARAIIGGPQLLILDEPTASLDGDTGKMIIAFVKSNILNQQRCILIVTHDARINEYADRIIHMEDGRISEPDRTSS
- a CDS encoding ABC transporter permease is translated as MKYSGILRIGFKLLVNDKAKFSALLVGITFSVFLMLQMTALFAGILNRAHSTVTNIGAAMWIMDPAVNTPTIVIPLPDYLLDAVRSMEQVRYAVPVFIGGAQVRLASGTYQAVSVIGLDDTSLFGRPELEEGSIEDIYAENAFIMVHDAEFSKLENPRIGTSFELNDHRGTIVAIAKVLTSGLTGIPTLYTTYRRAIEYIPTTRFTVSYILLEPRNKAAEAGIKQQVAQLGYVALTRGEFNQRITDFYIFQTGVGTNILTMTVISFLVGLSISGQTFYTFILENLDKFAALKAIGAKGRELIYMILFMATFTCLTGYGLGVGLVTLMIFTVRTYLPNYAAMITFWNLGLAFGLVLLIAGVSSYVGIRKVLKIEPFDIFRG
- a CDS encoding biotin/lipoyl-binding protein; the protein is MKNRVLFVLAVIGVLAGVTAAYLLGRTPRPLPPAFAPASSTYDTAIYANGIIESEQPGGSNIVIYPQVSGPITQVLVQEGQAVTRGTPLVTIDDAVPRANFELAQASLKTAQDQYTKRLASYGIDPKSISKDTLDTAKDTAAQAQAALKAANATLAQYAIKAPVDGVVLAINTTVGSYVSPQGAYDPYIQQFSPLAVMSAEQTYLAVRCYVDEILIARLPTPEHIRAQMLIHGSDIKVPLEFVRVQPYVSPKIQLSNQRQEKVDLRVLPVVFRFEKKDLPRVYPGQLVDVFIGQK
- a CDS encoding efflux transporter outer membrane subunit, translating into MIILMAMSACTVGPDFSRPPTPSQSGYTGNPATATVAAQGQAQHFLPGAEVVPDWWRLFKSGSLDAVVRQATANNQTLQAAEASLRQSQDTLMAGHGVFYPHLDLHAGATRERNAPLQQGLTTGGTIFNVVTLSGTISYTLDVFGGQRRTVEGLQAEVEHQTWLTHAAYLSLTANVVNAAIARAGYIAQRRATEQLIALQKQQLRTTEVQVRSGTAPYSAVLSLRSLIASNEALLPALEQKISQAEHLLATLEGVAPTDVSLPNIELTGLSLPTDLPVSLPSRLVRQRPDILSAEAQLHRASANIGVATAAMFPSFNLTGTYGTAGSTPGSLFASGGRFWSVGPSIDVPLFQGGSLWFGRKAAIDAYQQAAANYRQTVLESFAQVADALKALEFDAQVLQKQTEAQATAEEALRLLQANYRSGLVTYLDLLSADVQLHQVNIAYLQALAQRHQDTVGLFVALGGGWWNTPPPAGSRQTP